Part of the Paenibacillus sp. JNUCC32 genome is shown below.
GCTCACCCGGATCCATTTGGCCAAGAACAGCACGATTTTTCTGTTGAACGAGCAGGGAAGCCCGATTCTATCCCAGCAGGCGCATGAACTCGGCGCCGGAGCCCTATCGGAGATCGATCGCATTCGAAACGGCCCGCTGAAATCGGGCGTCGTCTATCTGACCAACGATGAGGGGCAGCGGGACATTCTGGTTTACAAGAAACTGGGGCGCACCGGCTGGATGCTGGCCGGCCTGGCGCCGGAGAAGGAGCTGTACTCCTCTCTTCACAAGCTTCAGAGCACGATTCTGGTGGTCACGGTCGTTCTGATCGTGGTCTCCCTGTTTGCCGCCGCATGGCTCTCCTATGGCGTCACCAAGCCTTTAACGCGTCTGGTGCTGGCGATGAGGCAGGTGCAGCGCGGAGCCTTCGACCAGGCCGAGTCCGTTCTGCCTCCTGACAAAAACGTTAAGAGCGAGGTCAGTTACGTCATCTCCACCTTCCGCTATATGATCAGCCGTCTCCGGCAGCATATCCAGAACGAATTCGAGCTGAAGCTGCTCCGCCAGCAGGCGGAATATAAAGCGCTGCTCATGCAGATCAATCCCCACTTCATGTTTAACACCCTGGAGCTGGTGAGCAGTCTTGCCATGCAGCGCCGGACGGACGATACCGTGCAGGTGATCGAGGATCTGGGCAAAATGATGCGCTTCTCCATGAATACCAGCGACGACCGGGTCCCCCTAACCGAAGAACTGGCCTATGTCCGCCACTATATCTCCATTCTGCAAACCCGCTTCGGGCATAAACTCCACATCTCCATCCACGAGGAAGGCCGGCTGGATTCGCTGGTGATGATCAAGTTCATTCTGCAGCCGCTGATCGAGAATGCGGTCAAATACAGCTTTCAGCATCAAACCACGGCACAGGTGGACATCCAAATCAGCAGGCAGGACAACCGCCTGTTTCTCCGCGTCGCGGATAACGGTCCCGGCATGCCCTCCGAGATCATCCGCAAGCTCCAGGATCCCGCGGCGGCCTCCCAATTGGAGCCGATCCTCCGAAGCGAGAGCTGGCACATTGGACTCGGCAACGTAATTGCTCGCTGCCGCTTGCATTACGGCGACTTATTTGCCGTTCATATTCGGAACGGGAGCGAAGCCGGCACATGCATCGAACTGATTCTACCGGTACAGGAGGAATATCATGTACAACGTATTGATCGCAGATGACGAGATCGAGGTTCGCGAAGGGCTGAAGCTGAAAGTCGACTGGGAAAGCATGGGCTTTGCCATTTCGGGGGAGGCCGGGAACGGCTTGGAAGCTGAAGAGCTCTTGAAATCCCATTCGTATGACCTGCTCATTACCGACATGAACATGCCTGTCATGGACGGCGTCCAGCTGCTGGACGTTTGCCGGAGCCACAATCCGACCATCCAGATCATCATCATTACAGGATACGAGGATTTTCAATACGCCAGAGCGGGCGTCCGCAGCCAGGCCATGGACTACTTGTTGAAGCCCGTTGCCCGGGACGACCTGAAATCCGCCTTAAGCAAAATCAAACACGAATTGGATAAGAACCGCAAGGTACGGAACGACTCGGAAATGCTGCAGTGGCGGTTATCCCAGTATTACAAAGAAATGAAGGAACGCTTCCTGCTGGATCTCGTGCGCGGCAACCGCCTGCCCCCCGCCTCCATGCCGGAACGGATTCGACTGTTTCACCTGGAGGATTGGCAGGATGGCTGCGTGTGCTTCATCACCGCGGGCATGAGGGAATCCGGCATGCAGAAAGCACCCGCAGGCCGAGCGCCGGAGCAGCTCCGCCTTCCGTTTCAAATGGTCTGCCATGAAATCGCCGAGTCTTATCCGGGCGGCGTTCAAGTGTTTCATGATGCAGCTCATCCCGGTATCATGCATTTCATTGCGCTTGACGGCATTCAGCATGCATTCGCGGATAAACTCGCCGCGCAGGCATCCTCGTATTTAACCGTGGAGGTGCAGGTAGGATTAGGGCTGCCCGTGTCGGGACTTGAGCGCTGGAAAGAGGGTTATATCCACTCCCTCCTGGCCTGGAATCTGGCAGGACGCCAGCACGGACCGGATCAGGCACCCGTAACCGACCAAAGTCCGTTGCTGCCGGACGAAACAAGCCGCGCGCTTCATCGCTGCCTGATCCGGGGCGAATTGGAATCCTTCCGCAGCATCATCCGGAGGGAGCTGGGCGAGTCATTCCGGCTATCGCCTGCCCGCTTGGTACGGAGCCTTTTTCAAATCACGCTGATTATGGAATCCGCCGCTTTCGACAACATACGGCATTCACGGGGAGCGGGGCCTTTATGGATTTCACCCGAATGGGTTTTATGGCTGGAGACTCCGGAGCAGGCGGAACGCCTGCTGATGCAGTGGGCACAGGATTTTGTTGACAACCTCCCAGAATCCGGAGACGGAGACGCTACCCTGATTGAATCCGCCAAGCGGTATATCGAGGAAAATTATATGCAGGAATTATCGCTGACCTCGCTGGCCGAGCAGTATAACTACCACCCTACCTACTTCTCGGAAATGTTCAAGGAAGGGGCTGGGGTCTCGTTCATCCAGTACGTTACGGAGGTTCGGATGAAACACGCCGTACGCCTGCTGCAGGAGACCCGATTGACGGTATGGGACATAGCCGAGCTGACGGGTTTCTCTTCACCCGGCTATTTCAGCTCCAAATTCAAAAAAATGTTCAATCAAAGCCCTTCCGAGTTCCGACTGTCGCAATCCGAAAAAATCGAACACGATGATCCGAAGAAATGAGATTCCGCCCTCTCTCCTCCCCCGGTATGATGTGTTTACCGGGCGCACCGACATACCGATTGTAAGCGCTTCAGGCCGTCAGGTAACCGCCCCTGCTCATTCATCCTGAAGGGAGGCACATTATGAGAAAGCTGTCCAAGCCCTTATACGGCCAGCAGAATAAGACAGCCTACTTGTTTCTTCTGCCTTGGCTCATCGGCTTCTTCTGTCTGACGCTGGGGCCGATGATCGCATCGCTGTACTTGTCCATGACCAAATTCAACCTGCTGTCATCGCCGACTTGGACGGGACTCAGCAACTATGTCCAGATTTTTACCGAAGACGATACGTTTCAACGATCCTTGTGGCTAACGTTCTACTATGTGTTCTTGTCCGTGCCGCTGAGACTTGCGTTCGCGCTGCTGATCGCCATGGCCTTGAACAAGGGCATCCGCGGACTCGGCATTTACCGGACCGTTTATTACATCCCCTCTCTATTGGGAGGCAGCGTTGCCATTGCCATCGTCTGGCGCCAAATCTTTGACGGCAGCGGGCTGGTCAATCAGTTCCTCGGCTGGTTCGGCATCACGGGCCCCTCGTGGATCGCCCACCCCGACTATGTGGTGTATACGATTATCACGCTGTCCGTCTGGCAGTTCGGATCGGCCATGGTCATCTTCCTTGCCGGTCTGAAACAGATTCCGACTGATTTATATGAAGCATCAGGCGTAGACGGTGCCGGAAAGATCCGTCAATTCTTCGGCATCACGCTGCCGATGCTGTCACCCGTTATCTTTTTCAATCTGATCATGAGCATGATCAATTCGTTCCAAGCCTTCACGCCGGCCTACGTCATCGGGGACGGGCGGGGAGGACCGCTCGACGCAACGATGTTCTACACCTTGTACCTGTATCTGAAAGGCTTCTCGTTCTTCGATATGGGTTATGCCTCGGCACTGGCATGGATCATGCTGGTCATCATCGGGGTGTTCACCGGAATCGTTTTTCTTACATCAAAATTCTGGGTCTTCTACGGGGATAACCAGGAAGGGAGGTAATGGATATGCCGCTTAAGCGACAACTGGTTCAAGCCGGGAGGCATGCCGCCATTATCCTCCTCGGCCTGCTCATGCTGTATCCGGTGCTGTGGCTCGTCTTCAGCTCGTTTAAACCGAATCATCTTATCTTCACCAACAGCAGCCTCATTCCGACTGCCTTCACGCTGGATCATTACGTGAACGGCTGGAGCGGGCTCCAGGGCATTTCCTTCGGCCGATTCTTCGGCAACTCCGTGCTGATCTCGGTCATGAGCGTCATCGGGAACATCGTCTCCTGTTCCCTGGCAGCCTACGCCTTCTCCCGATTGAAGTTCAAATTCAAAGGCCTGTGGTTCAGCATCATGCTGGTGACGATTATGCTGCCTTACCACGTAACGCTCGTGCCTCAATACATTCTGTATAACGAGCTTCATTGGATCAATACGTATTTCCCGCTCATCCTGCCCAAATGGCTGGCGCATGACTCTTTCTTCATTCTGCTGATGGTTCAGTTCATCCGCGGCATTCCGCGGGAGCTGGACGAGAGCGCGACCATCGACGGCTGCGGACAATCGCAGATCTTCTTCCGCATCGTGGTGCCGCTTCTCGTCCCTGCGCTGATTACGACGGCCATCTTCACCTTCATCTGGAGCTGGGACGACTTCTTCAGCCAGATGATTTATTTAAGCAAGATTGATTTGTTCACTGTACAGCTTGGGATCCGATCCCTGTTCGATCCCTCGGGGCAATCGGATTGGGGGGCGCTGCTCGCCATGTCCACGCTATCGCTGCTGCCTGTGACGATCATTTTTCTGGTGTTTCAACGGTATTTTCTCGAAGGCATTGCCACGACCGGCCTGAAGTAGCCTCAGAAGCTGCCTGCCGACGTGCGAGGGCGTGCTGCAAATGAACCAATTATGATTAGACTGGGGGATTATCCATGTTGAAGAAATGTTTCGTTGGCATGTTGGCTTCGCTCCTATTATTCGTCACCGCCTGTTCCGGAACGGATCACACGGGAGAAGGCGGGAATGCGGACGCAGGGGCCGAGCCGAGCGGCCAAGTCGAGCTGCGCATGATGTGGTGGGGCGACCAGAAACGGGCCGATATTACGAACGAAGCCCTGAAGGTGTTCCAGAACAAACATCCGAACATCAAAATCGTCGGCGAATTCTCGCCTTCCTCCGGATATTTCGATAAGCTGAACACCCAGCTCGCTTCCGGCACCGCGCCGGATATCTTCTTCCTGGGCGGAAACGTCGTGGACTATGCCAAAAAAGATGTGCTGCTGAACCTGGATCCGTATGTCGGCAGCGAACTGAAGCTGGACGGCATGGATGCCACCATGGTGGAATACGGCCGCCTGGATGGAAAGCTGCAGCATATTTCGGCCGGCGCAAACGCCCGGGGAATCGTCATCAACAAGGCACTGTTCGAAAAGGCAGGCATTCCTCTGCCGGAGCAGGATTGGGATTGGGAGGACTTTGCCGCCGTCAGCAAAGAATTGTCCGATAAGCTTGGCGACGGCGTATACGGTACCTATAATTTCACCGTCGACGGAATGGATATCTTTCTGAAGCAGCGCGGAAAACAGCTGTATGATATGGAGAACGGAAAGCTCGGCTTCGCGAAGGAAGACATTCAGGAATGGTTCGAGTATTGGGAACAGGCTTCGAAGGCCGGCGGTGTCGTTACGCCTGAACTTCAGGTGTCCAATCCGCACGATGATACCAGCAAATCCTTGTTGATTACGGGTAAAGCCGCCATGAGCCTCCTCCCTTCCAATCAGCTGGCCGCATTCCAGAGCCTGACGGAAGATCCGCTCATCCTACATCCGGTACCTAGAGGTCCGAAGGGTACGGGCGTGGTATTCGAGTCCAGCCAAGGACTATCCGGATATGCCAACACCAAGCATCCGAAGGAAGTCGCCACGCTCATGGACTTCTGGATCAACGATCCCGAAGCGGCCAAAATCCTCGGCAACGACCGCGGCGTGCCGGTGACGGAAGCCAACCGCAACCTTCTCCAGGAGGAAGCGGGTCCTGTGGAAGAGATTGTGTACAATTATACGAGCCTCGTATCGGAAGCCACGAAGACCGAGCCTTTTGACGTGAGTTATAATCCGCCGGGATTCGCCGAGTTCTCCAAGCTGGCCCAGACGACGACCCAGGAGATCGGTTTCGGCCGGAAAAACGTCGAGCAGGCCGTTGCGGACTTCTACAACGGCACCGTGCGCATATTTGAATCGAATCAATAACAAGCTTTCAAGGAGGCGGACATGACAGAAGCTATGCTGGACCGGCTGCGCCGGATTTCGATACCGGATCGGGCGCAGCCGGGCAAACCGGAAGACCGGAAGCTGCTGCAGGAGTGGCAGGCGACAGGCGTCCGATTCGCGGCATCGGGCGGACGGCTGGAAACGGCTTATTATACTGCGCTGGAGAAGCTGCTGGCCTGCATCGTGCCGATGAACGGCACCGATCCGATTCTGCAGGAGGGCGGTATCTATCTCGGCTGCTGGCTGGAGAGCACCGGCACCATCAATGCGGAGCTGCTATCGCGACTGATTCCCTCGGTCTCTGAAACAACCTACCTCGCCTTTGCCGATCAGCAAAGAGAGGATGGGCTGCTCCCTTATAAACTGACGGAGAACGGCCCTTCGTTCCGCCAGATCCAGCTCGTCACGCCCCTGGCGCGCTGCGTCTGGAACCACTATGAGCTTCATGGAAGGGACCTCTCCTTCCTGAAGACCATGTACCAAGCCATGTCGCGTTACGACGATTGGATCGCGCGTTACCGCAACACCCGGGGGACCGGCTGCGTGGAGGCTTTCAGTACCTTTGATACCGGGCATGATCTGTCGCCCAGGTTCTGGCATGTTCCGGACACGCCCTATCGGAACGATGCCGCAGCCTTCCACCCGAACTCCCCGGTTCTGCCCTTCCTGGCACCGGATTTGACGGCCAACATCTACTGTCAGCGCATGTATTTGGCCCGCATGGCCGAAGAACTCGGCGAATCCGGAGCCGATTGGAGGGCCAAAGCCGAAGCCAGCCTGGACAGCCTCTTCCGTTACTGTTATGACGAAGACGATCAATTCTTCTATGACCGGGATCGGAACGACGAGCTGGTCTGGGTCCAATCCGACGTGCTGCTGCGCGTGATGGCCTGCGAGGTGGGCGACGACGAGCTGTTTGGCAACATGCTGCGGCGGTATTTGCTGAATACCGGCAAATTCTTCGCCAAATATCCGTTTACGTCCATGGCGATGGACGATCCGCGGTTCGATCCGTCCTCCGCTTACAACAGCTGGGGCGGGCCGTCCAATTTCCTGAGCTTGATCCGGGCGCCGCATGCCTTTGAACATCACCACCGCTATGTCGAGCTGACCTGGGTGCTGCAGCCGATTCTGTCCGCCTTGTCCAAGGCGAAGCGCTTCCCGCAAACCTTGAGCCCTTGGACAGGTGCAGAGGGCTTTACCGAGGCGTATTCCCCCTCCATTCTGTGCCTGCTGGATTACGTGGAACGGCTCTGCGGCATCATGCCGATCGGATCGGATCGCCTGTGGTTTACGGGATTGCTTCCGGTCGATATGGACCATGGGGAAGAAGTCGCCGGCAACACGGCCTATAGCCGAACCGTGAACGGGCTGCACTACGAACTGGTGAATACCCCGGACAACGTCACCGTATACCGGGAAGGCCGCGTTCATATTCAAGGGCCCGCCGGGATTCGGCTGGTCACGGACCGCAGCGGACAATTGGAGGGCGTGATCGGCATGAGCGCGCGAACCATTGAAGGCGAGCTCCGCTATCAAGGCACATCCATTCCGATCCGGATCAAAGGCAATGAAATGCAGCAGTATTCAGACGGAGATTTGAAGACGGAGAGGGATATCGGCATCATCTATCCTAGCTATCGTTAATTGAAGGAGGTGAACGCTTAAGCGTGAAAACTGCAGACATTCAGCTTCGGGACCCCTACGTACTGCCTGACCCGACACAGCGAATATACTACATGTACGGCAGCACCGACAAAAATATATGGAAGGAAGGAAACGGCTTCGATGTCTATATCAGTCGGGATCTAATCGATTGGGAAGGCCCTTATCCGGTCTTTCGCAAACCGGACGGTTTCTTCGCGGACGTGAACTTCTGGGCACCCGAAGTCTACTATTACCACGGGCGTTACATCATGTTTGCCACCTTCCGCCGAAAAGATAACGATCTGCTGGGCACTGCGGTGCTGTCGGCTGAGCAGCCGACAGGGCCCTTCTCCCTCTATAGCGATGGGCCCGTGACCCCTGTCGACTGGAGTTCCCTGGATGGTACGCTGCATATCGACGAAACGGATCGGCCGTGGATGGTGTTCTGCCACGAGTGGCAGCAGGTCGGCGACGGCGAGATTTGCGCCATGCGCCTGAGTCCCGATCTCACGGAGGCCGCCTCGGAGCCCGTGACCCTGTTCCGAGCCTCTGAAGCCGCTTGGGCCACGCCGTTCCACTCGCCCCGCTTTCCCGGATCGGGCAATTATGTGACGGACGGCCCGTTTCTGTTTCGGACAACATCGGGGAGTCTGCTCCTATTATGGGCCAGCTTTGTGGATGGCCGATACGCGCTCGGCGTTGCCAAGTCGCCAACCGGCAAGCTGACGGGTCCCTGGCTTCAAGAGCCCGAACCCTTATATTCCAGCGACGGCGGGCACGGCATGGTGTTCCGTACCTGGAACGGCCAGCTGATGCTGACCGTGCATACCCCGAACCGCACGCCGGATGAACGGCCGACCTTCATTCCCGTCGCGGAGGACGGTGATAGCATCAAGGTGGATGGGATGTATCGGACAACGCGTATGCCCAAGTAAAATCCATATTAAAAAGGCCGCTCTCCATGAAGATGGCAGAGCGGCCTTTTTAATAGTTTTTTTGCATTCCTAAGCTATGCTTTGCTTTGATGTGCAGTACAAACAAAAGGAAGCCGTACGCATACGGCCTCCCTCTACTCTCATTTATTACAGCTTCACGATTTTACCGGTCTCTTGGGATTCGAATGCACCCAGGATCACGTTCAAGGAACGAAGTCCTTCCTCACCGGAAATGCTAGGCGGCGTGTTCGTGAGAATGGATTCGACGAACGCGTCGATGACGCCGCTCGGAACCTGCTTCTCATTGGTTGCCATGGCGCCTACCTTGTAAGTCTCCACCGTACCGTCTGTCAGCTCTACAACCACCTCGTCGCCGTTAACGGTACCGATCTTCATGGCACCTTTCTCGCACCACAATACCGTTCCGTTATCGCCGGATCTGTAATGCGTCCAGCTTGCCATCAGCGTGCCCACGGCCCCGCTCTTCATGCGAACGATGCACGTCGCGTTGTCGTCTACATCGGTTCCTTCTTTATGGACCGTTCCGATAAAACCTGCCACTTCCACAATCTCATCGTTCAGCAGGTAACGGATAAAGTCGGATTTGTGCACGCCGAGATCGCCCATGGCGCCCATAATCGCTTCTTCCTTGCGGAAGAACCAGCTGTCGCGTCCATCCAGGCTCCAGCTCTCCGGACCGCCGTGGCCGAAGGAAGTACGGAAGGTAAGCACTTTGCCGAGCTTGCCGGAATCCAGAATCTCCTTCGCTTTTACGTGCGGTGGCATGAGGCGTTGATTGTGGCCTACCATCAGGTACACCCCGTTCTTGCGGGCGGCCTCGATCATTTGCTCTCCTTCTTCAGCCGTCGTAGCCATCGGCTTCTCCACCAGCACATGAAGGCCGGCATTCGCAGCCGCGATGCTCATCGGAGCATGCAGATAGTTCGGCGTACATACGCTAACGGCGTCCAGCTTCTCGTTTTTCAACAGTTCTTGGTAGTCTGCGTAGGCTTTACCGCCATACTGGGCTGCCATCTCTTCGGCGCGTTCCTTCACCGGATCGGCAAAAGCAACCAGCTCCACGTTTGCATTGTTCGCGTATTCAGGAATATGTCTGCGCTGGGCGATCGCGCCGCAGCCAAACACTGCCACTTTAATTTTGCTCATTGAAAGTCTCCTTTTTTGCTTATAGATTAAAATTGGTTCAGGTAGTTCTGCTTCAGCCAGTTCATGCTGTTCTCCACGCTTTGCAGCGGCGGATTCTGACATACGTCCTGCTCCACGATCAGCCATTCCGTGCCTGCATCGGATGCAGCCTGAATGACGCCCGGCAGATTAACCGAGCCTTGGCTCAGCTCCAGCGTCTTCATATTGCCTTCCGCATCCTTGCTGAAGTCTTTCAGGTGAAGCAGCGGAAGACGTCCGGCGTATTTCGGAATGTAAGTGAGCGGATCTTGTCCGGCGAATTGTACCCAGCATACGTCCATCTCCACTTGCACGGCTTCCGGCGTCGTTGCGGAATACATCGCATCAAAAACGAACTGGCCATCAACCTCGGCTTCGAATTCGAATGCATGGTTATGGTATCCAAAGATCAGTCCCTGCTTGCGGGCTTCGGCCCCTACTTCCTCCAGGAAGGAGAAGAGGTTCTTCCAATCCTCGGCATCTTTACGATCTTCTTCGGCCACGTATGGACACATCATATATTTAGCGCCAATGGTTTTCAGGTAATCAATTTCCTTCTGCAGGTCTGCTCGAAGCAGATGCAGGCCCACGTGACTGCCGATCGCTTTCAGGCCAAGCTCTTGAAGAAGCGTTTTCATTTCCTCGGCCGGAATGTCTCCATAACCTGCGAACTCCACGCCTTCATAACCCAATTCAGCAACTTTGCGTAGCGTACCGCGGAAATCCTGTGCCGTTTCATCGCGCAGCGTATACATTTGCAAACCAATGTTCATTCTTCTCATTATAGCGCACCTCGATTCCAAAAATGAGTTACTGCTCTATCTGCTACTATCATACATGCAAATAGGCTAAAATGAACATAAACAATATTGCTGCAACATGAACTATCTGCTTATATTTTTACTGGGGGTTGTTACCATTATGGAAGCTAGGCTGCTCATCTGCGACTATTCCTATCACTTTCAGCAATTCAGCAACAGCCATCGGGGCGGCTTGACGACCTATCTGTTCCGACTCCAAACCGAGGGCTCCTGCGAGATCTACTGCAACGGCATCGAGCACCATGTGCAGGCAGGCGACCTGCTGCTGCTGAAGCCCGGCGATGAATACGAGCTGCGGGTGAAGGAAGACGGCGAGGATGGCCGCGTGTCCAGCGGGGATTATTTTATATTCTGCGACGGCTCCTGGATTGATGATTGGTGGAACCGCATCCCCCGCCCTGTCGTCAGTCACGTCGGGCTCGACGATTATTTGCTCGGTCTGTGGAGACAGATGCTGCTGGAGAAGCGGCGCGGCCTTGAAGGGGAAATCGGGGAACTGACCGACTACCTGCTGCGCAGTCTCTGCCTCTGCCTGGACCGCGCCATCACCGAGATCAAGCCGACCGATCGCCTTGCCTTCACCGCCCTGCGGCTGAAGCGATTCGTGGAGGAGCACGCCACCCTAACCTTCAAGCTGGAGGAGGCTGCTTCCCATGTCGGGCTTAGCTTATCCCGGGCGGTTAAACTGTTCAAGGAGTATTACGGAAAAACCATGATCCAGTACGCCCTCGAGATCAGGCTGAACGCAGCCGTAGAGCGCATCAAATACAGCACGATGACGCTGGAGGAAATCGCGGAAACCTGCGGCTTCGCAAGCTACTCTTATTTTCACCGGGTATTCCGGGCCAACTATGGCGTGTCCCCGGTGAAATTCCGGGAAACGGCAACGGTGCCGGCAAGGCCGGGGCAGGAGAAAAGCCCCCGCTAATTTTTTTCTACTATAATATAAAGAAGCAGCCATGCTCCTCCTCAAAGGCAGGGGCTAGGCTGCTTTGTACTTTAGTAACTCGAAATATTCTCCAAAATGCCATTATAGAAGTAGAGATAGTGGTCTGAGCCATACGAGGATTCATAGACCCACATGTCGGTCGTTCCCCATGAATAGATATCTTCATAGTGACGATCATATAATCCCCATGACAGATAAACCATCTCGGTCGTCATTCCTGTGCTGATTACGGATTCCCTGATTTTTTTCCAATATTTCTCCGGAAAATTAAATTGCTTATACGGACTAGTTGTCATGAAGCCGGATTCAAAATCGTAGGCATCCAGTTCGGCATAATAGGTCCTGCCGTTATGTGTAAAATAAACGTTCAACCAATCGCCAAGAACGCCGTCGCGTTTGATCTTGGTTATTTTCACCTGGGCCAGATTGCCGACGCCGTTTGCTATGCTTCCCTGGGCATTATTGATTAGCATGTTGTGCTTAAAAATCCACGCTGTCTTTCCAATATATTTATGATGCGATTCGTAAAGATCGTTTACCGGCACTGTGACTTTATGTGTTTCGCTTTGGAGCGTCACGTTCTTCAAGTAGTCATGCAGCAAATCATAATCTGCCGAAACTTTGATTTTGAAGGCATCTTTCAGCAGCTGGACCGGAATCATGAGTTTGCCCTCGACCAACTGGACAGGCGCAGTATAAGACGTGGCAACGCCGTTGATTTTCACGTATTTTGAATTCTTTTTTGCGACCACCTTCATCGTACCCTTCCAGATGGAAACTTGCCCGGTTTTGTTATTCATTTCAAAATTGATATCCAATGCCTTGGTTACAGCGGCCGCCGGAACCATCGTGTTATTCTTGAGAATCACGCCCTCTTCTTTTAGCTTTGAA
Proteins encoded:
- a CDS encoding carbohydrate ABC transporter permease yields the protein MRKLSKPLYGQQNKTAYLFLLPWLIGFFCLTLGPMIASLYLSMTKFNLLSSPTWTGLSNYVQIFTEDDTFQRSLWLTFYYVFLSVPLRLAFALLIAMALNKGIRGLGIYRTVYYIPSLLGGSVAIAIVWRQIFDGSGLVNQFLGWFGITGPSWIAHPDYVVYTIITLSVWQFGSAMVIFLAGLKQIPTDLYEASGVDGAGKIRQFFGITLPMLSPVIFFNLIMSMINSFQAFTPAYVIGDGRGGPLDATMFYTLYLYLKGFSFFDMGYASALAWIMLVIIGVFTGIVFLTSKFWVFYGDNQEGR
- a CDS encoding MGH1-like glycoside hydrolase domain-containing protein; amino-acid sequence: MTEAMLDRLRRISIPDRAQPGKPEDRKLLQEWQATGVRFAASGGRLETAYYTALEKLLACIVPMNGTDPILQEGGIYLGCWLESTGTINAELLSRLIPSVSETTYLAFADQQREDGLLPYKLTENGPSFRQIQLVTPLARCVWNHYELHGRDLSFLKTMYQAMSRYDDWIARYRNTRGTGCVEAFSTFDTGHDLSPRFWHVPDTPYRNDAAAFHPNSPVLPFLAPDLTANIYCQRMYLARMAEELGESGADWRAKAEASLDSLFRYCYDEDDQFFYDRDRNDELVWVQSDVLLRVMACEVGDDELFGNMLRRYLLNTGKFFAKYPFTSMAMDDPRFDPSSAYNSWGGPSNFLSLIRAPHAFEHHHRYVELTWVLQPILSALSKAKRFPQTLSPWTGAEGFTEAYSPSILCLLDYVERLCGIMPIGSDRLWFTGLLPVDMDHGEEVAGNTAYSRTVNGLHYELVNTPDNVTVYREGRVHIQGPAGIRLVTDRSGQLEGVIGMSARTIEGELRYQGTSIPIRIKGNEMQQYSDGDLKTERDIGIIYPSYR
- a CDS encoding glycoside hydrolase family 43 protein → MKTADIQLRDPYVLPDPTQRIYYMYGSTDKNIWKEGNGFDVYISRDLIDWEGPYPVFRKPDGFFADVNFWAPEVYYYHGRYIMFATFRRKDNDLLGTAVLSAEQPTGPFSLYSDGPVTPVDWSSLDGTLHIDETDRPWMVFCHEWQQVGDGEICAMRLSPDLTEAASEPVTLFRASEAAWATPFHSPRFPGSGNYVTDGPFLFRTTSGSLLLLWASFVDGRYALGVAKSPTGKLTGPWLQEPEPLYSSDGGHGMVFRTWNGQLMLTVHTPNRTPDERPTFIPVAEDGDSIKVDGMYRTTRMPK
- a CDS encoding carbohydrate ABC transporter permease produces the protein MPLKRQLVQAGRHAAIILLGLLMLYPVLWLVFSSFKPNHLIFTNSSLIPTAFTLDHYVNGWSGLQGISFGRFFGNSVLISVMSVIGNIVSCSLAAYAFSRLKFKFKGLWFSIMLVTIMLPYHVTLVPQYILYNELHWINTYFPLILPKWLAHDSFFILLMVQFIRGIPRELDESATIDGCGQSQIFFRIVVPLLVPALITTAIFTFIWSWDDFFSQMIYLSKIDLFTVQLGIRSLFDPSGQSDWGALLAMSTLSLLPVTIIFLVFQRYFLEGIATTGLK
- a CDS encoding ABC transporter substrate-binding protein, whose amino-acid sequence is MLKKCFVGMLASLLLFVTACSGTDHTGEGGNADAGAEPSGQVELRMMWWGDQKRADITNEALKVFQNKHPNIKIVGEFSPSSGYFDKLNTQLASGTAPDIFFLGGNVVDYAKKDVLLNLDPYVGSELKLDGMDATMVEYGRLDGKLQHISAGANARGIVINKALFEKAGIPLPEQDWDWEDFAAVSKELSDKLGDGVYGTYNFTVDGMDIFLKQRGKQLYDMENGKLGFAKEDIQEWFEYWEQASKAGGVVTPELQVSNPHDDTSKSLLITGKAAMSLLPSNQLAAFQSLTEDPLILHPVPRGPKGTGVVFESSQGLSGYANTKHPKEVATLMDFWINDPEAAKILGNDRGVPVTEANRNLLQEEAGPVEEIVYNYTSLVSEATKTEPFDVSYNPPGFAEFSKLAQTTTQEIGFGRKNVEQAVADFYNGTVRIFESNQ
- a CDS encoding response regulator, with amino-acid sequence MYNVLIADDEIEVREGLKLKVDWESMGFAISGEAGNGLEAEELLKSHSYDLLITDMNMPVMDGVQLLDVCRSHNPTIQIIIITGYEDFQYARAGVRSQAMDYLLKPVARDDLKSALSKIKHELDKNRKVRNDSEMLQWRLSQYYKEMKERFLLDLVRGNRLPPASMPERIRLFHLEDWQDGCVCFITAGMRESGMQKAPAGRAPEQLRLPFQMVCHEIAESYPGGVQVFHDAAHPGIMHFIALDGIQHAFADKLAAQASSYLTVEVQVGLGLPVSGLERWKEGYIHSLLAWNLAGRQHGPDQAPVTDQSPLLPDETSRALHRCLIRGELESFRSIIRRELGESFRLSPARLVRSLFQITLIMESAAFDNIRHSRGAGPLWISPEWVLWLETPEQAERLLMQWAQDFVDNLPESGDGDATLIESAKRYIEENYMQELSLTSLAEQYNYHPTYFSEMFKEGAGVSFIQYVTEVRMKHAVRLLQETRLTVWDIAELTGFSSPGYFSSKFKKMFNQSPSEFRLSQSEKIEHDDPKK
- a CDS encoding cache domain-containing sensor histidine kinase yields the protein MFFSLKSRLIAFIVALFVLSFGTLSLLLFTESRTVIRSYIESSALEKMEEYGSYVDMVQMQIYDVASLVFNSDTAKNWDNAIGDPLLPEGEKMLANLAMSRFLTQATNSYTSISDVSIYRRSGLRVGGENQVETDPAFLRESWYTNFFASGDRWLPAHTDQHERVRDHGNPVVSLLMPIGTFHHATAQNVMKVNVSESYFLEPLTRIHLAKNSTIFLLNEQGSPILSQQAHELGAGALSEIDRIRNGPLKSGVVYLTNDEGQRDILVYKKLGRTGWMLAGLAPEKELYSSLHKLQSTILVVTVVLIVVSLFAAAWLSYGVTKPLTRLVLAMRQVQRGAFDQAESVLPPDKNVKSEVSYVISTFRYMISRLRQHIQNEFELKLLRQQAEYKALLMQINPHFMFNTLELVSSLAMQRRTDDTVQVIEDLGKMMRFSMNTSDDRVPLTEELAYVRHYISILQTRFGHKLHISIHEEGRLDSLVMIKFILQPLIENAVKYSFQHQTTAQVDIQISRQDNRLFLRVADNGPGMPSEIIRKLQDPAAASQLEPILRSESWHIGLGNVIARCRLHYGDLFAVHIRNGSEAGTCIELILPVQEEYHVQRIDRR